Proteins from a genomic interval of Treponema brennaborense DSM 12168:
- a CDS encoding (deoxy)nucleoside triphosphate pyrophosphohydrolase gives MIKDSIACIVVRNDTVLIGKRIREGQMGGRWEFPGGKVEPGETLEQAVVREFAEEFSVPVCVGELIAEAEFTHNGTAITLHAFHVHIAAEPPAWQLTEHTEIKWVPFAAIPSLRFVDSDMLIYPAVRAYFEGAAE, from the coding sequence ATGATCAAAGATTCCATCGCGTGCATCGTCGTCCGAAACGATACGGTGCTTATCGGCAAACGGATACGGGAAGGCCAAATGGGCGGCCGCTGGGAATTCCCCGGCGGCAAAGTCGAACCGGGAGAAACGCTCGAACAGGCAGTCGTCAGGGAATTCGCTGAAGAATTTTCGGTGCCGGTATGCGTCGGTGAACTGATTGCCGAAGCCGAATTCACGCACAACGGAACGGCGATCACACTGCACGCGTTTCACGTACATATCGCGGCGGAACCCCCCGCATGGCAGCTTACCGAACACACGGAAATCAAATGGGTGCCGTTCGCTGCGATTCCGTCCCTGCGTTTCGTCGATTCGGATATGCTGATTTATCCGGCCGTACGGGCGTATTTTGAGGGAGCGGCAGAATGA
- a CDS encoding queuosine precursor transporter produces MRSDFQTEVRTASSVPAVNRLLPVYTGIFVGVLILSNILASKMVQLGPFVFDGGTLLFPLSYIFGDVLTEVYGYKQSRKVIWTGFAMLVIMTVNIWIIGLLPAESSWTLQEAFAGILMQMPRIAAASIIGYFAGEYSNSVVLSVVKVKTGGKHLWMRTISSTLVGELLDSALFVVIAFAGLYEANVLIVMALSNYLFKTVIEIVFTPVTYAVVGFTKKIERADAFDYGERYNPLPGSR; encoded by the coding sequence ATGAGATCTGATTTTCAGACGGAAGTCCGTACGGCGTCTTCCGTCCCTGCCGTGAACCGGCTGCTTCCCGTGTATACCGGGATATTCGTCGGCGTCCTTATCCTGTCGAATATTCTGGCATCTAAAATGGTGCAGCTGGGGCCGTTCGTATTCGACGGCGGTACGCTGCTTTTTCCGCTGTCGTATATTTTCGGAGACGTGCTGACTGAAGTATACGGTTACAAACAGTCGCGGAAAGTCATTTGGACGGGATTTGCGATGCTCGTCATTATGACCGTCAATATCTGGATTATCGGATTGTTACCGGCCGAAAGCAGCTGGACGCTGCAGGAAGCGTTCGCCGGCATTCTGATGCAGATGCCGCGCATTGCCGCGGCGAGTATCATCGGTTATTTTGCCGGTGAATATAGCAATTCCGTCGTATTGTCCGTCGTTAAGGTGAAAACCGGCGGAAAACACTTGTGGATGCGAACCATTTCGTCCACGTTGGTGGGTGAATTGCTCGACAGCGCGTTGTTCGTCGTTATCGCGTTCGCCGGTTTATATGAAGCGAACGTTCTGATAGTGATGGCGTTGTCGAATTATCTGTTCAAAACGGTGATCGAAATCGTATTTACGCCGGTAACGTACGCCGTCGTCGGTTTTACCAAAAAAATCGAACGGGCGGATGCGTTCGATTACGGCGAACGGTATAACCCGCTTCCGGGGAGCCGCTGA
- a CDS encoding type II secretion system protein GspD: MHKKIVGVLFLLACISLYAEADRENFEFINQNISDIVYILSARNPVPIITDDTVTGTGTFLLNKTATGTFSDIFDAFLESNRLYVHKTETLWIVSKVLITERDGGGISVDAYDVTPSQLIGKIADKTNQTVTYDILPVQRFSIHIPDISVADAIKLVLKPYAEYTVEQSANGIHIKRQQNTPPPVSFAKKECIVRKNGIVYDVSLENAVVSDIFHDLFTIAEKEYSNFIQTGLKIEKLQFSGKTFEDALQLILEQINGKYVLSETVWYLLPGQQNDTLKNIQLKNKQWYTFALKYRPIAQLKPLILTRFPDIELLETGGYTFAAFAVPEEKAALESYLAELDHRVRSEPIILKYIKTEDLYKALPPTVSREDLTDAGNGDTIFFTGPQEKKEAFLKELAVLDKPKKSIRYDLLILQYQKSSNLSWGITSSMSPLSPGNKTLVTGELGNLLNLSFDAITVFGYLFAARINAALSKNEANVFTDTTLYGVSGQKITFKNTNTFRYRDSNIDPQTGKPLYTGITREIISGLVLEIDGWISGDGMVTMDVTASVSKRGVDVSTKTGNPPPTSEKIVTTQVKARSGEPVVLSGLTQNDKTFVEQGVPFISRIPVLGNLFKSRDETEEKNEMVIYLVPHIEETQTDSRGTDTRKRAAYEELVLNTDTAVPYDE, from the coding sequence ATGCACAAAAAAATTGTTGGCGTTTTATTTTTGCTTGCCTGTATTTCATTATACGCGGAAGCTGATCGTGAAAACTTTGAATTCATCAATCAGAATATATCCGATATCGTATATATTCTGTCCGCCCGAAATCCGGTGCCGATCATAACGGACGATACGGTAACCGGTACCGGTACCTTTTTATTGAATAAAACGGCGACCGGCACTTTTTCGGATATTTTCGACGCGTTTCTCGAATCGAACCGTCTCTACGTTCATAAAACGGAGACGCTGTGGATCGTTTCAAAAGTACTGATAACGGAACGGGACGGCGGAGGGATCAGCGTAGACGCGTACGACGTTACGCCGTCGCAGCTTATCGGTAAAATTGCCGATAAAACCAATCAAACCGTTACGTACGATATATTGCCGGTTCAAAGATTTTCCATTCATATCCCGGATATTTCCGTTGCCGACGCAATCAAACTCGTTCTGAAACCTTACGCCGAATATACCGTTGAGCAAAGTGCCAACGGTATTCACATAAAGCGGCAGCAAAATACCCCCCCCCCCGTTTCATTTGCTAAAAAAGAATGTATCGTCCGGAAAAACGGCATCGTATACGACGTTTCGCTGGAAAACGCTGTAGTTTCCGACATATTCCACGATTTATTTACCATAGCCGAAAAGGAATATTCGAATTTCATTCAGACGGGACTCAAAATAGAAAAACTGCAATTTTCCGGTAAAACGTTTGAAGACGCGCTGCAATTGATTTTGGAACAGATTAACGGAAAATACGTTCTGAGCGAAACCGTTTGGTATCTGCTTCCCGGACAGCAAAACGACACGCTGAAAAACATCCAGTTGAAAAATAAACAGTGGTATACGTTCGCTTTAAAATACCGGCCGATCGCTCAGCTGAAACCGCTTATTCTGACAAGATTTCCTGATATCGAACTGCTGGAGACAGGCGGCTATACGTTCGCTGCGTTCGCCGTTCCGGAAGAAAAAGCCGCGTTGGAATCGTATCTGGCGGAATTGGACCACCGGGTACGCAGCGAGCCGATCATTCTGAAATATATAAAAACGGAAGACTTGTATAAAGCGCTGCCGCCGACGGTTTCCCGGGAAGATCTGACGGACGCCGGAAACGGCGACACGATATTTTTCACCGGACCGCAGGAAAAGAAAGAGGCGTTTCTCAAAGAATTGGCCGTCTTGGACAAACCGAAAAAATCGATACGCTACGACCTGCTGATTTTGCAGTATCAGAAATCTTCAAATTTGTCGTGGGGCATTACGTCTTCGATGAGCCCGCTTTCCCCCGGAAACAAAACGCTCGTAACGGGAGAATTGGGAAATCTGCTTAATTTGAGTTTCGACGCAATAACCGTTTTCGGCTACCTGTTCGCTGCAAGAATAAACGCGGCTTTAAGTAAAAACGAAGCGAACGTTTTTACGGATACGACGCTGTACGGCGTCTCCGGTCAAAAAATAACGTTCAAAAATACGAATACGTTCCGTTATCGGGATTCAAACATAGATCCGCAAACCGGAAAGCCGCTGTATACCGGCATAACGCGGGAAATCATATCCGGTTTGGTACTCGAAATAGACGGCTGGATATCCGGCGACGGCATGGTAACGATGGACGTTACCGCTTCCGTTTCAAAGCGAGGCGTAGACGTTTCTACCAAAACGGGAAATCCGCCTCCGACGTCCGAAAAAATCGTTACGACGCAGGTAAAAGCCCGATCCGGCGAACCGGTCGTATTGAGCGGTCTGACGCAAAACGACAAAACGTTCGTCGAACAAGGCGTTCCGTTCATTTCCCGGATACCCGTTCTCGGCAATTTGTTCAAAAGCAGAGACGAAACGGAAGAAAAAAACGAAATGGTCATCTATTTGGTTCCCCATATTGAAGAAACACAAACCGATTCCCGGGGAACGGACACGCGTAAACGGGCAGCCTATGAAGAACTCGTTTTAAATACGGACACGGCGGTACCGTATGATGAATAA
- a CDS encoding GspE/PulE family protein, protein MMNKYLLPDFCNRNRVIILANEEHALTIGMVHPENTVLRKRIERYFGQEKTIAFRKISAEDFEVRMSRFFAGEYGFDSSDTDKTAGGVTPDAGGTDILTTMATDSPIVNLLNSIFLEGVACRASDIHIESAEQLSRVRYRTDGRLRTALVLDTDKAAALISRVKLLANLNVLEKRRPQDGRLQFTRNGHDLDVRISILPSVYGESAVLRLLDTGARPLVLDELGFSVPHTALIRKLLSTPYGLILVTGPTGSGKTTTLAAFLAEINTPDIKIISVEDPVEYRIPGILQIQTDENADLTFDVLLKRILRHDPDIIMVGEIRDESTAELAVRMALTGHLVFATLHTNTTAETPLRLCNMGIAPYLIAAVLKGIIAQRLLLKKNGKGRTVAAEILAVDQAAADIIAAGCDRNALTRYLQDREFLFLEDDIEEKIKNGIIEDAYANKYVDTSLS, encoded by the coding sequence ATGATGAATAAATATCTGCTTCCCGATTTCTGCAACAGAAACCGCGTGATCATATTGGCAAACGAAGAGCACGCGCTGACGATCGGAATGGTACATCCGGAAAATACGGTTCTCCGAAAACGTATCGAACGGTATTTCGGACAGGAAAAAACGATTGCGTTTCGGAAAATTTCGGCGGAAGATTTTGAAGTACGAATGAGCAGATTCTTTGCCGGAGAATACGGATTCGATTCATCCGATACGGACAAAACTGCCGGCGGCGTAACGCCGGATGCAGGCGGTACCGACATATTGACGACGATGGCGACGGATTCACCGATCGTAAATCTTTTAAATAGTATCTTTTTGGAAGGCGTCGCCTGCAGGGCTTCCGACATTCACATAGAATCGGCGGAACAGCTGTCCCGCGTCCGCTACCGAACGGACGGACGGTTACGGACGGCGTTGGTATTGGATACGGATAAAGCGGCCGCGCTTATTTCACGGGTTAAACTGCTCGCCAACTTAAACGTTCTTGAAAAACGCCGGCCGCAGGACGGCCGGCTGCAATTTACCCGTAACGGTCACGATTTGGACGTGCGCATATCGATACTGCCTTCCGTATACGGTGAATCAGCCGTTCTCCGCTTATTGGATACGGGCGCGCGGCCGCTCGTTTTGGACGAACTGGGATTTTCCGTTCCGCATACGGCTCTGATACGGAAGCTGCTTTCAACACCGTACGGGCTCATTCTGGTAACGGGACCAACCGGTTCCGGAAAGACGACGACGCTCGCCGCCTTTCTCGCGGAAATAAACACGCCGGATATAAAAATTATCAGCGTGGAAGATCCGGTCGAATACCGGATTCCCGGTATCCTGCAGATTCAAACCGATGAAAACGCCGATCTCACCTTCGACGTGCTGCTCAAACGGATACTGCGGCACGATCCGGACATTATCATGGTAGGTGAAATCCGCGACGAATCGACCGCCGAACTCGCCGTCAGAATGGCGCTCACCGGCCATCTGGTTTTCGCGACGCTGCATACGAACACGACGGCGGAAACGCCGCTGCGTCTCTGCAATATGGGAATCGCGCCGTATTTGATCGCCGCGGTACTGAAAGGAATTATCGCGCAGCGGCTGTTGCTCAAAAAAAACGGGAAGGGAAGAACCGTCGCCGCCGAAATACTCGCCGTCGATCAGGCCGCAGCGGACATTATCGCCGCAGGCTGCGACCGGAACGCGCTTACGAGGTATCTTCAAGATCGGGAGTTTCTTTTTCTTGAAGACGATATCGAAGAAAAAATCAAAAACGGTATTATAGAGGATGCGTATGCGAACAAATACGTCGATACTTCTCTTTCTTGA
- a CDS encoding type II secretion system F family protein, which translates to MRTNTSILLFLDILISLLESGLELPAALAVVNTQKRTAFYADGIIREMKQGKPFSQSFAAVCSGPLKRNRFTTVYVPLIRAGELTGTVLPVLVFIRDEIQQDTDERKNTLTVLLYPAAIMLCALIGTVFLLTAGIPYLEKSFRVLPETAVYMKDGIRLSLWFLLGAGSLCLFLYYYLEKKEYVPYRIFYVLHFLCGSGITLEKALRHCLGMIREKKGRKALLNVIDGLANGTPLVKACEADTFFDAEILVWLTAAGAGGNSIEAFGKITAWYKKRRTQRHTVLLRFTEPAIIVIAGIYLLILIEHSVLPLLTEFGGM; encoded by the coding sequence ATGCGAACAAATACGTCGATACTTCTCTTTCTTGATATATTGATATCGCTGCTTGAAAGCGGATTGGAACTGCCGGCGGCGCTCGCCGTCGTGAACACGCAAAAACGAACCGCTTTCTATGCGGACGGAATCATACGGGAAATGAAACAGGGAAAACCGTTTTCGCAGTCTTTTGCCGCCGTCTGCTCCGGCCCGCTCAAACGGAATCGATTCACCACCGTATACGTTCCGCTGATACGGGCGGGAGAACTGACCGGTACAGTCCTTCCCGTACTCGTTTTTATCCGCGATGAAATACAGCAGGATACGGATGAACGGAAAAACACTTTGACCGTGCTGCTGTATCCGGCGGCTATCATGCTGTGCGCGCTGATCGGAACCGTATTCCTGTTAACGGCCGGAATCCCGTATCTTGAAAAATCGTTCAGAGTTCTGCCGGAAACGGCTGTTTATATGAAAGACGGAATCCGCCTTTCACTGTGGTTTCTTCTGGGAGCGGGAAGCCTTTGCCTGTTTCTGTATTATTATCTGGAAAAAAAAGAATACGTACCGTACAGGATTTTTTACGTACTCCATTTTCTGTGCGGAAGCGGAATCACCCTTGAAAAAGCATTGCGCCATTGTCTGGGGATGATCCGTGAGAAAAAAGGCAGAAAAGCGCTTCTGAACGTTATCGACGGACTGGCGAACGGAACTCCGCTGGTAAAAGCGTGTGAAGCCGATACGTTTTTCGACGCGGAAATACTGGTCTGGCTGACGGCTGCAGGCGCGGGCGGAAACAGTATCGAAGCGTTCGGAAAAATTACCGCGTGGTATAAAAAACGCAGAACGCAGCGGCACACCGTTTTGCTCCGCTTCACGGAACCGGCAATTATCGTAATCGCCGGAATTTACTTGCTGATTTTAATAGAACACAGCGTACTGCCGCTGCTGACCGAATTCGGAGGTATGTGA
- the gspG gene encoding type II secretion system major pseudopilin GspG has product MKLNSKNDEGFTFVETLVTLAIITILTLAVGISAVKYIDRARITSCKTQIETFKMALQSYYIDCGKYPGKAQGLEALWKKPIVSPIPANWSGPYVDSEIPTDPWGTPYVYIAPGENGLPYEIRSYGADGKEGGDGIDADIISWKR; this is encoded by the coding sequence ATGAAACTGAACTCGAAAAACGACGAAGGGTTTACGTTCGTCGAAACGCTCGTAACGCTCGCCATTATTACCATTCTGACGCTGGCCGTCGGTATTTCCGCCGTAAAATACATAGACCGGGCGCGGATAACGTCGTGCAAAACGCAAATCGAAACATTTAAAATGGCGCTGCAGTCGTATTATATCGACTGCGGAAAATATCCGGGAAAAGCGCAGGGACTCGAAGCGTTATGGAAAAAACCGATCGTCAGCCCGATTCCGGCCAACTGGTCGGGACCGTACGTGGACAGTGAAATCCCGACCGATCCGTGGGGAACCCCATACGTATATATCGCACCGGGCGAAAACGGATTACCGTACGAAATACGTTCATACGGCGCAGACGGCAAAGAAGGAGGAGACGGTATCGATGCGGACATCATATCTTGGAAACGATGA
- a CDS encoding tetratricopeptide repeat protein, whose product MKRICTVFVLITLLTGCATTNGRKSKLDMHGMIYDWDNRPVGNYLIRLDNGAEALSDISGRFALSNIKRGTYAITGSGTGYERFSDTVDITDSRQILYIRIATIGQLLDAVHTEIRELKTQDAERHIATLLQTDPGNTDALYYQAIIHYRNRRFRESVNLLETIEQSGDTDPAVYRLIADCWKNIGNREKESVYERIAETTGGDSW is encoded by the coding sequence ATGAAACGTATCTGCACGGTATTCGTACTTATCACATTGCTGACCGGCTGCGCGACGACGAACGGACGCAAAAGCAAACTGGATATGCACGGAATGATATACGATTGGGACAACAGACCGGTCGGCAATTATCTGATCCGATTGGACAACGGAGCGGAAGCGCTCTCCGATATAAGCGGCCGATTTGCACTTTCAAACATCAAGCGCGGAACGTACGCGATCACCGGAAGCGGAACCGGATACGAACGGTTTTCCGACACGGTGGATATAACCGATTCCCGCCAGATTCTCTATATCAGAATCGCGACGATCGGCCAATTGCTCGACGCCGTTCACACCGAAATCAGGGAATTGAAAACGCAGGATGCGGAACGGCATATCGCGACGCTGCTCCAAACCGACCCCGGGAATACGGACGCACTGTATTATCAGGCCATCATTCATTACCGTAACCGCCGCTTTCGGGAAAGCGTCAATTTATTGGAAACTATCGAGCAATCCGGCGACACGGATCCGGCCGTATATAGACTTATTGCCGACTGCTGGAAAAACATCGGTAATCGGGAAAAAGAATCGGTATATGAACGCATTGCCGAAACGACGGGAGGCGATTCATGGTAA
- a CDS encoding clostripain-related cysteine peptidase encodes MKSVTEKIITLAILVSFSACANDTISKIVEIPQTVPLTYTIGITTHALGSVVLQPQKETYAAGETVLLTAKPAAGARFTGWKGYKETTENPLVLKITENVTLVPLFEAEKTYTLALNQDPGGKIIRSNDKTVFLPDEKCSLEAIPLDGYTFAGWDGDVKSADPRIFITFTQNMQLYASFQKIPTEITYTLSASADSGGTIRTTPKKTTYYSDEYVTLQAQPDSGYQFYEWNGDVPAELKNTAEITIQMTKNMNLSARFIKRNWTTVIYMAADNDLESAAIQDMNELEGIDFTGSSHTVLVLLDRAVGYDGTNGDWSDTRLYEIKRDPAGINGTIISQRIACPQLDLYTDRNTELDMADPNTLRSLLSFVTASYSADQYALIIWGHGTGWRSASLESERSEDSKLGKQDGESQIAAGHGTGWRSDNANPAGRSPMKAVAVDDYSNSYMSLPQLKSALDGTKIDLIGFDTCFGALIECVYELKDSTTWFVGSEGVTPSTGWDYEKLFTRFFTTDKSAESFADSIIDQFAAQYGGVEKATISKIKAANAGTLKNALDEFALALSATITDSASRQTVFRTVFNDTESYSYTQYPCDRYVDVYALASHYKTDGTARVANAASSLAAEVSNTVTRSWSASGSPDVKLGVHLIPLTARDVAAARHAEAYIQGSGAQWQSAFVKESTGWVPTAAGTGLSLLDVLFYKTF; translated from the coding sequence ATGAAATCTGTGACGGAAAAAATTATTACGTTGGCGATTCTCGTATCGTTTTCGGCATGTGCGAACGATACCATTTCAAAAATCGTCGAAATCCCGCAAACGGTACCGCTCACGTATACAATCGGAATCACCACCCACGCCCTCGGATCAGTCGTTCTCCAACCGCAAAAAGAGACATACGCAGCCGGAGAAACCGTCTTGCTTACCGCCAAACCCGCAGCCGGCGCCCGATTCACCGGCTGGAAAGGATATAAAGAAACAACCGAAAATCCGCTCGTGCTGAAAATCACAGAAAACGTTACCCTCGTACCGCTGTTTGAAGCGGAAAAAACGTATACGCTTGCATTGAACCAGGACCCGGGCGGCAAAATTATCAGATCGAATGATAAAACCGTTTTTTTGCCGGACGAAAAATGCAGCCTTGAAGCGATTCCTTTGGACGGCTATACGTTTGCCGGCTGGGACGGAGACGTGAAAAGTGCGGACCCTCGGATATTCATTACGTTTACGCAAAACATGCAATTATACGCTTCATTCCAAAAAATTCCCACTGAAATAACGTATACGCTCTCAGCATCCGCAGACAGCGGCGGAACGATACGGACAACTCCGAAGAAAACGACGTATTACAGCGACGAATACGTTACCTTGCAAGCGCAGCCGGATTCGGGATATCAATTTTACGAATGGAACGGCGACGTTCCGGCCGAACTGAAAAATACTGCGGAAATAACGATTCAAATGACCAAAAACATGAATTTGTCAGCCCGATTCATAAAACGGAACTGGACGACCGTCATTTACATGGCGGCGGATAACGACCTTGAAAGCGCGGCGATACAGGATATGAACGAATTGGAAGGAATCGATTTTACCGGCAGCAGCCACACCGTGCTGGTGCTGCTCGATCGGGCCGTCGGGTACGACGGAACGAACGGAGACTGGAGCGACACCCGATTATACGAAATAAAACGCGACCCTGCCGGAATAAACGGAACTATCATATCTCAAAGAATCGCCTGCCCGCAGCTCGATTTATACACCGATCGGAACACGGAATTGGACATGGCCGACCCGAACACATTGCGCTCGCTGCTCTCGTTCGTAACCGCCTCGTACAGCGCAGATCAATACGCCCTCATCATTTGGGGCCACGGCACCGGCTGGAGAAGCGCGAGTTTGGAAAGCGAACGCAGTGAGGATTCCAAACTCGGTAAGCAAGACGGCGAAAGCCAGATTGCGGCGGGTCACGGAACCGGCTGGAGAAGCGACAACGCGAATCCTGCAGGGAGGTCCCCCATGAAAGCAGTCGCCGTAGACGACTATTCAAACAGCTACATGAGCTTACCTCAGCTGAAAAGCGCCCTCGACGGCACGAAGATAGACCTCATCGGATTCGACACCTGCTTCGGCGCCCTCATCGAATGCGTATACGAACTGAAAGACAGCACTACCTGGTTCGTCGGCTCGGAAGGAGTCACCCCGTCCACAGGCTGGGACTATGAAAAACTGTTCACCCGATTTTTTACCACGGACAAAAGCGCGGAATCCTTTGCCGACAGCATTATAGACCAATTCGCCGCCCAATACGGAGGAGTGGAAAAAGCGACGATATCGAAAATAAAAGCGGCGAACGCCGGAACACTGAAAAACGCACTCGACGAGTTTGCACTCGCTTTGAGTGCAACGATAACGGACAGCGCGAGCAGACAAACCGTATTCCGTACGGTATTTAACGACACCGAATCGTATTCGTACACGCAATACCCGTGCGACCGATACGTAGACGTGTACGCGCTCGCCTCCCATTACAAAACCGACGGCACTGCAAGAGTTGCCAACGCCGCATCGTCGTTGGCAGCGGAGGTTTCGAACACGGTAACGCGCAGCTGGAGCGCATCGGGCTCACCGGACGTAAAACTGGGCGTACATCTGATACCGCTGACCGCGCGCGACGTTGCAGCCGCCCGACACGCCGAAGCATACATACAAGGAAGCGGCGCACAATGGCAAAGTGCGTTCGTCAAGGAAAGCACCGGCTGGGTACCGACGGCAGCAGGTACAGGTTTGAGTCTTTTAGACGTATTGTTTTATAAAACGTTTTAA